One window of Chryseobacterium indologenes genomic DNA carries:
- a CDS encoding 6-pyruvoyl trahydropterin synthase family protein → MIRITKIFTFETAHVLYNYDGKCKNMHGHSYKLFVTVKGKPINDIENPKNGMVVDFGDIKSIVNSEIVDVWDHAVLVNALSPHKELGDDLEQKGHKVIYCSFQPTCENMLYAIAAKIKSKLPDGISLAYLKLHETENSYGEWFAEDNQ, encoded by the coding sequence ATGATACGTATTACAAAAATTTTTACATTTGAAACAGCTCACGTGCTTTACAACTACGATGGGAAGTGTAAAAATATGCATGGACATTCCTATAAGCTGTTTGTAACAGTGAAAGGAAAACCGATCAATGATATTGAAAATCCTAAAAATGGAATGGTGGTAGATTTCGGAGATATTAAAAGTATCGTAAATTCCGAAATTGTAGATGTATGGGACCATGCGGTTCTTGTAAATGCTCTGTCTCCACACAAAGAATTGGGGGATGATCTGGAACAGAAAGGGCATAAAGTAATCTATTGCAGTTTCCAGCCAACCTGTGAAAACATGTTGTATGCTATTGCTGCTAAAATCAAATCAAAACTTCCTGATGGAATTTCTTTAGCCTATCTTAAACTTCATGAGACAGAAAACTCTTATGGAGAATGGTTTGCAGAAGATAATCAATAA
- a CDS encoding acyl-CoA thioesterase, with protein MNLMYEKQIQVTEEHIDQNNHVNNVQYVHWVEEVAAEHWDLLKHQTEYVNDAWMLLDHHIQYKKQVYLNDTITVRTYPMAPEGAKQPRKVEFYCNDELVVDSSTLWILFDPETKKIKRLESDWLEKFF; from the coding sequence ATGAATTTAATGTACGAAAAACAGATCCAGGTAACGGAAGAGCATATTGATCAGAACAATCATGTAAATAATGTACAATATGTGCACTGGGTGGAAGAAGTGGCAGCAGAACACTGGGATCTTCTAAAACATCAAACAGAATATGTAAACGATGCCTGGATGCTTCTGGATCATCATATCCAATATAAAAAACAGGTTTATCTGAATGATACGATCACAGTAAGGACCTATCCAATGGCTCCTGAAGGTGCCAAACAGCCAAGAAAAGTTGAATTTTACTGTAATGATGAACTTGTGGTAGATTCAAGTACACTATGGATTCTGTTCGATCCGGAAACCAAGAAGATTAAACGTCTGGAAAGTGACTGGCTGGAGAAATTTTTCTAG
- a CDS encoding serine hydrolase — protein MSFFFSGHSQTADQSKEIDRYIKKVIQINEIPGMAVGIVTNNKVTFQKYYGMATLETPKKVDANSMFRIYSTTKLMSNVGLFQLIEQGKVSLDDKISKYIDNVPAEWQNIQVKNLVSHSSGLPDWIRFSDIPTDASNAEVIDRLSKEKMDFETGSDYRYNQTNYMLVMMIIERVTGEKFEDYIVKNQFSDSRNQVVFSSNSIEKIPNRIVKYIYNKGTHQYDKSTFVEGRRAHSANGLAITLPAFLQWSIHLSKNDFLKPTTQELMWKPFEYKDKNILFTHGWDMGTFNNINSYHFSGGNVSAYRIFPDKNMAVVLMYNGYKESAVMYQMINQIAGIMDKRLLNPYTLAEEHTKSEALVHPDLKKGIYGYRTEKDNIIFSYQFPEKQSVEFIRNVSVTGSFNNWNPDDKPYYMNLKKNNTFELVLPKSQFEKEKTYQFKFVMNKNGWLSVPYNAINVDGTPDNNLTFNID, from the coding sequence TTGAGTTTTTTCTTTTCCGGTCATAGTCAGACAGCAGATCAGTCAAAAGAAATAGACCGCTATATAAAAAAGGTCATTCAAATCAATGAAATACCAGGAATGGCCGTAGGAATCGTAACCAATAATAAAGTAACCTTCCAGAAATATTATGGAATGGCAACCTTGGAGACTCCTAAAAAAGTAGATGCCAATTCTATGTTCAGGATCTATTCTACTACAAAATTAATGTCAAATGTCGGGCTCTTTCAGCTCATAGAGCAGGGGAAAGTATCTTTAGACGATAAAATCTCAAAATATATTGACAATGTACCGGCAGAGTGGCAAAATATTCAGGTAAAAAACCTTGTATCCCACTCCTCAGGATTACCAGACTGGATCCGTTTCAGTGATATTCCGACGGATGCTTCCAATGCTGAAGTGATTGACCGGTTGTCAAAAGAAAAAATGGACTTTGAAACAGGAAGTGATTACAGATACAATCAGACCAACTACATGCTGGTCATGATGATCATTGAAAGAGTAACCGGAGAAAAATTTGAAGACTATATCGTGAAAAATCAGTTTTCAGATTCCAGAAACCAGGTTGTGTTTTCATCTAATTCTATTGAAAAAATTCCTAACAGGATCGTAAAGTATATTTACAACAAGGGCACCCATCAATATGATAAATCTACATTTGTAGAGGGGAGAAGAGCACATTCAGCCAATGGTTTGGCGATTACCTTACCGGCGTTTTTACAATGGAGTATCCATTTGAGCAAAAATGATTTTCTAAAACCTACCACACAAGAGCTGATGTGGAAACCTTTTGAATATAAAGATAAAAATATTCTCTTTACTCATGGTTGGGATATGGGAACCTTTAATAATATAAATTCCTATCACTTTTCCGGGGGAAATGTGAGCGCCTATAGGATTTTCCCGGACAAAAATATGGCTGTAGTGTTGATGTACAACGGATATAAAGAGTCGGCGGTGATGTATCAGATGATCAATCAGATTGCAGGGATTATGGATAAGCGTTTACTGAATCCTTACACGTTGGCAGAAGAACATACAAAGTCTGAAGCTCTTGTTCATCCTGATCTTAAAAAAGGAATCTATGGATATCGCACAGAAAAAGACAATATTATCTTCTCTTACCAATTTCCTGAAAAGCAAAGCGTAGAATTTATCAGGAATGTTTCAGTTACCGGCTCATTTAATAACTGGAACCCTGATGATAAGCCCTATTATATGAATCTGAAAAAGAACAATACTTTTGAGCTGGTTTTGCCAAAATCTCAGTTTGAAAAAGAAAAAACCTATCAGTTCAAATTTGTAATGAATAAAAACGGCTGGCTTTCTGTACCTTACAATGCAATCAATGTAGATGGAACTCCGGATAATAATTTAACCTTTAACATCGACTAA
- a CDS encoding outer membrane beta-barrel family protein, which produces MRNILSLFLFLSIIQTVYSQEYSAFGKVIRENGSPVSSAEVILSTKSDSVLVKATVTDDNGKFTLGNLPNGKYALRIQHKSTAAHNETLEINNESIDLGAITTYQNTILIDKIVIVKPLLEKKINKTIINVENSVYKVGQDTYRLLNISPEIQTDNIGNITFRGNESVTVYMDGRKIQLGGRELMDYLKSIPSESIKNIEISSVPSAEFDASTKGAIININTKSNYKYGLSGTVYNELQQHRHFQWNAGMMLVYRKKKIITQANYTYGTGRGFVDNHDRQTFFNRPIQLNQHEDYKEKIGAHNLSAGLDYNINEKNVIGANYILSYWSGTTTGVSTNSIKNTSDFNVDSIYVTKNEKPLTLRNQTFNTFYRYKIDSLGSKIDAGYNFISYNNHQESYLDNNFFNKNNQIMRPGTYLSIKNPLKINIHTFNLDYNKVFKNELTAQLGSKYVISKTNNSIQFFDGLNQVFNPILSNDFVYDEKLLAFYSSINKKWGKWGMNLGLRVENTNYNANSITTSESFSQNRWDLFPSVFVEYKPSDDNTLNFSYGRRITRPPYKLLNPFENIEDPFFISKGNPFLKPYFSNSFELNYLLNKKHNFTLLYQRSTDVINNIFVTNVNSQTISSYDNINDEEMYLASFSTFFDIYKWWNFNAYANIVYRRIKVNNAHPQSYEKATPYIRINNTFKIKDDFFIEINGSYFARSFYSVYDLAPQAVVNMSFRKSFFKNKLNVNLSFNDPFNIKRIRVNVNETDFNRQIENRLAIRSVSLRMSYNFSKGKKNTNREQIQSTNSNEVNRINQ; this is translated from the coding sequence ATGAGAAATATTCTGTCTCTATTTTTATTTCTTAGTATCATTCAGACTGTATATTCTCAGGAATATTCAGCTTTCGGCAAAGTAATAAGAGAAAACGGTTCTCCAGTATCATCTGCAGAAGTTATTCTTAGTACAAAATCAGATTCCGTACTTGTAAAAGCAACGGTTACCGATGATAACGGGAAATTTACTCTTGGAAATCTTCCAAATGGAAAGTATGCTTTAAGGATTCAGCATAAAAGTACCGCTGCACATAATGAGACTTTGGAAATTAATAATGAATCTATAGATCTTGGAGCCATTACAACCTATCAGAATACAATACTGATAGACAAAATTGTGATTGTAAAACCGCTTCTGGAAAAGAAAATTAATAAGACCATTATTAATGTAGAAAATAGTGTTTATAAAGTTGGGCAGGATACCTATCGGCTATTAAATATTTCCCCTGAAATTCAAACAGATAATATCGGAAATATAACATTCAGGGGAAATGAATCTGTGACGGTTTATATGGATGGAAGAAAAATACAATTAGGTGGAAGAGAATTGATGGATTATCTAAAATCCATACCTTCAGAATCCATTAAAAATATTGAAATCAGCTCAGTTCCTTCGGCTGAATTCGATGCGTCCACTAAAGGAGCCATTATTAATATCAATACAAAAAGCAATTATAAATACGGGTTGAGCGGTACAGTATATAATGAGCTGCAACAGCACAGACATTTTCAGTGGAACGCTGGAATGATGCTGGTTTATCGAAAGAAAAAAATCATTACACAAGCTAACTATACCTATGGAACCGGGAGGGGATTTGTGGATAATCATGATAGACAGACTTTTTTTAATAGACCAATTCAGCTCAATCAGCACGAAGATTATAAAGAAAAAATAGGAGCCCATAACCTTAGTGCAGGACTGGATTATAATATTAATGAAAAAAATGTTATTGGAGCCAATTACATTTTAAGCTATTGGAGTGGAACAACAACAGGAGTGTCTACAAACTCAATCAAGAATACATCAGATTTTAATGTAGATTCTATTTATGTGACAAAGAATGAGAAACCTTTAACGCTGAGAAATCAAACATTTAACACATTCTACAGATATAAAATAGACTCGTTGGGAAGTAAAATAGACGCGGGATACAATTTCATCAGTTACAATAATCATCAGGAATCCTATCTGGACAATAATTTTTTTAATAAAAATAATCAGATTATGAGACCAGGTACCTATTTATCTATAAAAAACCCTTTAAAAATAAACATTCACACCTTTAATCTTGATTATAATAAAGTTTTTAAAAATGAATTGACAGCACAGCTGGGATCAAAATATGTAATTTCTAAAACCAATAACAGTATACAGTTTTTTGATGGCCTGAATCAAGTGTTTAACCCCATACTTTCAAATGATTTTGTTTATGATGAAAAGCTTTTGGCTTTCTATTCAAGTATAAATAAAAAGTGGGGCAAGTGGGGAATGAATTTGGGCTTAAGAGTAGAAAATACAAACTATAATGCCAATTCAATAACCACTTCAGAATCGTTCTCTCAAAATAGATGGGATCTCTTTCCTTCCGTTTTTGTGGAATATAAACCCTCAGATGATAATACTCTGAATTTCTCCTATGGAAGAAGAATTACCAGACCTCCTTACAAACTGCTGAATCCCTTTGAAAATATTGAAGATCCGTTTTTTATATCAAAAGGGAATCCTTTCCTAAAACCCTATTTCTCTAATAGTTTTGAACTGAATTATCTGCTTAATAAAAAGCATAATTTCACATTGCTTTATCAAAGGAGTACGGATGTAATTAATAATATTTTTGTAACGAATGTCAATTCGCAAACTATTTCTTCTTATGATAACATTAATGATGAAGAAATGTATTTGGCATCCTTCAGTACTTTTTTTGATATTTATAAATGGTGGAATTTTAATGCCTATGCGAATATTGTCTATAGAAGAATCAAAGTGAACAATGCTCATCCCCAATCTTATGAAAAAGCAACACCTTATATCAGAATCAATAATACATTCAAAATTAAGGATGATTTTTTTATAGAAATTAATGGAAGCTATTTTGCAAGATCTTTCTATAGTGTTTACGATCTTGCCCCGCAGGCTGTGGTCAATATGTCATTCAGGAAATCCTTTTTTAAAAATAAGCTGAATGTCAATTTAAGTTTTAATGATCCGTTTAATATTAAGCGTATCAGAGTTAATGTAAATGAAACAGATTTCAACAGACAAATTGAAAATAGATTAGCAATAAGAAGTGTCTCTTTGAGGATGTCTTATAACTTTTCAAAAGGAAAGAAAAATACAAACAGAGAGCAGATACAATCTACAAATAGCAATGAAGTCAACCGAATCAATCAATAA
- a CDS encoding UDP-2,3-diacylglucosamine diphosphatase, with protein MLKTTINLEPGKKVYFASDQHFGAPTPSESKVREEKFIRWMNEIKEDAQVLFLMGDLFDFWHEWKHVVPKGYIRVLGKIAELKDRGIHIYFFVGNHDLWMKDYLEEEIGCTVFYQKQYFEMGGKQFLLAHGDGLGPGDKGYKRMKKLFTNPVAQWFFKWLHPDIAMKVALYLSQKNKMISGEEDKAFLGEDKEFLIIYSKEKLKSEKIDYFIYGHRHLPMVLDLGQDSKYINLGDWISYFTYGVFEKDFELETFEK; from the coding sequence GTGTTAAAAACAACAATTAATTTAGAACCTGGAAAAAAAGTATATTTCGCTTCAGATCAGCATTTTGGAGCTCCCACTCCAAGTGAGAGTAAAGTGCGTGAAGAAAAATTTATACGCTGGATGAATGAGATCAAAGAAGATGCTCAGGTTTTGTTTTTAATGGGGGATCTTTTTGATTTCTGGCATGAGTGGAAACATGTAGTTCCCAAAGGATATATCAGAGTACTCGGAAAAATTGCAGAACTTAAAGACAGAGGAATTCATATCTATTTCTTTGTCGGAAACCATGATCTGTGGATGAAAGATTATCTGGAAGAAGAGATTGGCTGTACCGTTTTTTATCAGAAACAATATTTTGAAATGGGAGGAAAGCAGTTTTTGCTGGCCCATGGAGACGGACTGGGACCTGGCGACAAAGGATATAAAAGAATGAAAAAATTATTCACAAATCCGGTAGCGCAATGGTTCTTCAAATGGCTGCATCCCGATATTGCGATGAAAGTTGCATTGTACCTTTCCCAAAAAAATAAAATGATTTCCGGAGAAGAAGACAAAGCATTTCTGGGAGAAGATAAAGAATTTCTGATCATTTATTCCAAAGAAAAGCTGAAGTCTGAGAAGATAGACTATTTCATCTATGGACACAGACACCTGCCAATGGTGCTTGATCTGGGACAGGACTCAAAATATATTAACCTCGGAGACTGGATTTCCTATTTTACTTACGGGGTTTTTGAAAAAGATTTTGAACTGGAGACTTTTGAAAAATAA
- a CDS encoding S8 family serine peptidase, whose amino-acid sequence MTIGIIDTGCDRNHKRFVDLEIEGLTIYKNANNEIITVKDRFSDNKGHGTGITSIIHKNSPLSKIIVVKIESFDHSLSEDLLVEAIEYLTNHTDAKILNISMGVNTNNPSVQLKEACQFAFDKGVIVVASAYYKHDSLCFPANFKSVFAVGSGIVKSKESFRFLGQDSFVNILAKGGFQRVAVPQNKYQFSTGTSLATAHFTAILADAYEKGEWKTRDELNNWISGNSDNNTISLTKHDQLRVDHENISAKEERTFQEVFTLDKSVENFAIFPFEEKEMKTLIEFREYLNSNLTLAIGSPRSIKLDNTMELLQEKGINFITKALNPEHFDLFDTIVIGYFLDKLSDSNSFFGFTLIKECIKRNKNFIVWDKAVYDIINQVINDDEHAYTGKLFLTSFDNDKKDFLYRNVDYVALKRPSICVVGTNSRQGKFTTQMIMRKVLEKEGYKVSHISTEPQGILLNSSCVFPIGHNGTVSVDLREWNKSLRLLSQSIELNEEPDIIITGSQGGILPLHPVNDSLPPEKLIYVKSFYPDAIVCTISPSDSIDVIQRTVNTIKSFVETEVLFFVLTPWQYKFHHGYKTIVSFDKIDEEEYNEKLIYFTEKLGKKVINIKDENHHNIIVDEIVNFFAKEKEEVM is encoded by the coding sequence ATGACAATAGGAATTATTGATACAGGGTGCGATAGAAATCATAAGCGCTTTGTTGATTTAGAAATAGAGGGACTCACCATTTATAAAAATGCCAATAATGAAATTATTACGGTAAAAGACAGATTTTCAGACAATAAAGGACATGGGACAGGGATTACATCTATTATTCACAAAAATTCTCCCCTGTCCAAAATCATTGTTGTAAAAATTGAATCATTTGATCATTCATTGTCAGAAGATTTATTGGTTGAAGCTATTGAATATTTAACAAATCATACTGATGCTAAAATTTTGAATATTAGCATGGGAGTCAATACAAATAATCCTTCCGTACAATTAAAAGAAGCCTGTCAGTTTGCTTTTGATAAAGGGGTAATTGTAGTTGCTTCAGCATATTATAAACATGATAGCCTGTGTTTTCCGGCAAATTTTAAATCAGTATTTGCAGTAGGCTCCGGAATTGTAAAAAGTAAAGAAAGCTTTAGATTTTTGGGACAGGATTCTTTTGTTAATATTCTTGCAAAAGGAGGTTTTCAAAGAGTTGCCGTACCACAGAATAAATATCAGTTTAGTACCGGGACAAGTTTAGCCACAGCACATTTTACAGCGATATTGGCTGATGCTTACGAAAAAGGAGAATGGAAAACCAGAGACGAACTGAATAATTGGATATCCGGAAATTCTGATAATAATACGATAAGTCTTACAAAACATGATCAGCTAAGAGTAGATCATGAAAATATATCCGCAAAAGAAGAACGCACTTTTCAAGAAGTTTTTACCCTTGACAAATCAGTTGAAAATTTTGCAATTTTTCCTTTCGAAGAGAAAGAAATGAAGACGTTAATTGAGTTTAGAGAATATTTAAATTCAAACTTAACTTTAGCAATCGGTTCTCCAAGAAGTATCAAATTAGATAACACCATGGAGCTCTTACAGGAAAAGGGTATTAATTTTATTACAAAGGCCTTAAACCCTGAACACTTTGATCTTTTTGACACCATTGTAATTGGGTATTTTCTTGATAAATTATCTGATTCCAACTCCTTCTTTGGTTTTACTCTGATCAAAGAATGTATCAAAAGAAATAAGAATTTTATTGTGTGGGATAAAGCTGTATATGATATTATTAATCAGGTTATCAATGATGATGAGCATGCCTATACTGGGAAATTGTTTTTAACCTCTTTTGATAATGATAAAAAAGATTTCCTCTATAGAAATGTTGATTATGTTGCGTTGAAGAGACCTTCTATCTGTGTTGTAGGAACAAACAGTAGACAGGGAAAATTTACAACACAGATGATCATGAGAAAAGTATTGGAAAAAGAAGGATACAAAGTATCACACATCTCTACCGAACCTCAGGGGATTCTTCTCAATTCTTCCTGTGTTTTTCCAATAGGGCATAATGGAACAGTATCGGTAGATCTTAGAGAATGGAATAAATCATTAAGGCTTTTAAGCCAAAGCATAGAATTAAACGAAGAACCTGACATCATTATTACAGGAAGTCAGGGAGGGATACTTCCATTACATCCTGTTAATGACTCGTTGCCTCCTGAAAAATTAATTTATGTAAAATCATTTTATCCTGATGCTATTGTATGTACAATTAGTCCCAGTGACTCCATTGATGTGATACAGAGAACGGTAAACACCATAAAATCATTTGTTGAAACAGAAGTATTGTTTTTTGTGCTGACACCTTGGCAGTATAAATTCCATCATGGATATAAAACCATCGTGTCTTTTGATAAGATAGATGAAGAGGAATATAATGAAAAGCTCATTTATTTTACCGAAAAATTGGGTAAGAAAGTCATTAATATTAAAGATGAAAACCATCACAACATCATTGTAGATGAGATTGTAAATTTCTTTGCAAAAGAAAAAGAAGAAGTAATGTAG